From a region of the Paenibacillus sp. R14(2021) genome:
- a CDS encoding S8 family serine peptidase — protein sequence MQKFLNKAILSATMSTVLLFQPFAAYAAGSQHSTISPQLISKLLQSKPSAAELQSNTGPLISPRLNTTSADKVKVIVQMKGATISEGNYATRMGVNSFHAEATVSAIQSQHTSFIASAMNSGIPIQVTYQYDTVLNGMEVELPANQIPKLAKLPGVKSIYENRTYYSIPDAKVTPSAISPDCKCDIDPLNQIGVPAAWGKGLTGKGIKIGVIDTGVDYVHPDLKDAYKGGHDSFFNTDDPYEEIPNKVTKNEGTQHGTHVSGTIAGRGVNPSSDIVQKGVAYESELHVYKVLGFNAETGRSSGSTAQVIDGIEHAVKDHMDVINLSLGSDDAKDNFSPDAIAINNAVLAGVTAVVASGNAADSAESYYYSMGSPASSQLAITVGAVDSASTEYTATVTGAVYQDDGTAIGTVYQDQGLNVMGWRTGEEDFPSILGTEKQEAVYVGLGADKDYASKDVTGKIAFISRGLLAFVDKIAIAKEHGAKAVVIFNGNATTTDPKTAEAILSESIDGRDSWINTPSLGDSLGFLPTFDMEGKTGRAIAKLAQSNPGSTIKLAFGTDYPSESFTGDHMATFSSRGPNTDGKLGIKPDLAAPGVNIMSTWPAYGKNDPTISYAEAYERISGTSMATPHVAGLALLLKQEHPEWTPFEIRAALANTADEISDEDGIQYDVYSQGAGRVNIAKAINTPAVLETVESLKMLDINMNPHDVTNYGDNASFGIMKAGDPAKSITLQVNNTSAEEVTYTAEVVLHDEVTSDPYHPIGTPEVSKISASLTGLTDGTVTAAASEKKTFALEVAPAADAVDGVYEGDVVLKAEGKPTLHIPFVVHVGTEVPDTGFTVQDIQLSSRIVSPDGDGLNDTIDVSFKLAADDINLYLIEIDDMNDQAVGFLQAEGPYGKPLKPGRYSYKGFDGTYSLDADLNENPGTLKDGTYSLAVVAYNYDLSKDAVVRGAVAIETFSVQHKTISTPPTSTPPIVTPPPAPTPTYALTAITGQGLQSVTAKSTTTADVATVTDEDLKSAIGSGTAPLAIVVNVDAKEGKASKLSLTAAQLALLAAAPQGSTLYLNTGASAVELPLSLLKSVPAGSGIELVISSAADQAGKFEAEGKGTSIVGVPVSFEVNVVNGTSVKPLAVPANVFVKRSFTLDKGFQTDKSGVLFIENGKVAPAPAVFTSNADGTTTVVVNRPGFSVYAAVKHEAAYSDISTSWAQSRIQALAEKFLINGTTSTTFSPKKSVTRAEFAAMLTRGLGLSAAAPLPFTDVESSAWYYNSIGSAYAAGLITGYADDTFRPDGIISRQELAVMLTKASKLLSLKADNGGSRNAYNDESSFGSFAKDSIEFVTSAGLMEGTEIGGSKLFNPSAPTTREAAATVLYKLLQAGKLI from the coding sequence TTGCAGAAATTTCTTAACAAAGCCATTCTCTCTGCAACAATGTCCACGGTTCTTCTGTTCCAGCCTTTCGCTGCGTATGCAGCTGGAAGCCAGCATTCAACGATTTCACCCCAACTGATCAGTAAGCTGCTCCAAAGTAAGCCGTCTGCAGCAGAGCTTCAATCCAATACGGGCCCGCTCATCTCTCCTCGTTTAAACACGACATCCGCCGATAAGGTGAAGGTCATCGTTCAAATGAAAGGAGCCACCATCTCCGAAGGGAATTATGCCACCAGGATGGGAGTCAATTCTTTTCATGCAGAAGCGACAGTAAGTGCCATTCAGAGTCAGCATACTAGTTTCATAGCCAGCGCTATGAATAGCGGTATTCCGATTCAAGTCACCTATCAGTACGACACGGTGCTTAACGGGATGGAAGTCGAATTGCCGGCCAATCAGATTCCGAAGCTGGCTAAGCTGCCTGGGGTAAAATCCATCTATGAGAACCGTACCTATTACTCGATCCCAGATGCGAAAGTGACACCGTCTGCCATCTCCCCCGACTGCAAATGCGATATCGACCCGCTCAATCAAATCGGCGTCCCAGCGGCTTGGGGCAAGGGACTTACCGGTAAGGGCATTAAAATTGGCGTCATTGATACTGGCGTGGATTACGTTCACCCGGATCTGAAGGATGCATACAAGGGTGGTCATGATTCGTTCTTCAATACGGACGATCCTTACGAAGAGATTCCTAATAAAGTTACAAAAAATGAAGGTACTCAGCATGGTACTCACGTATCCGGAACCATCGCCGGCCGAGGCGTGAACCCCTCATCCGACATCGTACAAAAAGGCGTGGCATACGAATCCGAGCTGCATGTGTATAAAGTACTTGGCTTTAACGCTGAAACCGGCAGATCCTCTGGTTCCACTGCACAGGTCATCGACGGGATTGAACATGCTGTTAAAGACCACATGGATGTGATCAACCTGTCGCTAGGCTCCGATGATGCCAAGGATAACTTCTCTCCGGATGCAATTGCGATAAATAATGCTGTGCTAGCTGGAGTCACTGCAGTTGTAGCTAGCGGTAACGCAGCCGATAGTGCCGAGTCTTATTATTATTCGATGGGTTCTCCGGCATCGAGCCAACTGGCGATTACGGTCGGCGCGGTGGACAGCGCGAGCACGGAATATACAGCTACCGTAACTGGTGCAGTGTACCAAGATGATGGGACGGCTATCGGCACTGTCTATCAAGATCAAGGCCTGAATGTAATGGGCTGGCGGACAGGCGAGGAGGATTTCCCTTCCATTTTAGGAACCGAAAAACAGGAAGCCGTATATGTCGGACTTGGCGCCGATAAAGATTATGCGAGCAAAGACGTCACAGGCAAAATCGCTTTCATCTCGCGCGGCTTACTTGCTTTCGTGGATAAGATTGCGATAGCAAAAGAGCACGGTGCCAAAGCCGTTGTTATCTTCAATGGCAATGCAACTACTACTGACCCAAAAACCGCAGAAGCCATTTTAAGCGAATCGATTGACGGTCGTGATTCATGGATTAACACCCCCTCCTTGGGAGACAGCTTAGGTTTCCTCCCTACCTTCGATATGGAAGGCAAGACAGGCCGAGCGATTGCCAAATTGGCGCAGTCAAACCCGGGCTCGACGATCAAACTTGCTTTTGGCACCGACTATCCTTCTGAATCCTTCACGGGTGATCACATGGCGACGTTCAGCTCGCGTGGACCAAACACGGATGGCAAACTTGGCATTAAGCCGGATTTGGCTGCACCAGGCGTTAATATTATGTCCACGTGGCCGGCTTATGGTAAGAACGATCCTACGATCTCTTATGCTGAAGCGTATGAGCGCATAAGCGGTACAAGTATGGCTACGCCTCATGTAGCTGGTCTGGCTCTTCTGCTGAAGCAAGAGCATCCGGAGTGGACGCCGTTCGAGATCCGTGCTGCTCTCGCGAATACAGCCGATGAAATCAGCGATGAGGACGGCATTCAATATGATGTCTACTCACAGGGTGCAGGACGCGTAAATATTGCAAAAGCGATCAATACACCTGCTGTTCTGGAGACAGTCGAAAGTTTGAAAATGCTCGATATCAACATGAACCCGCATGATGTTACGAACTATGGCGACAATGCCAGCTTCGGAATCATGAAGGCGGGTGATCCTGCCAAATCGATTACCCTGCAGGTTAACAATACATCTGCAGAAGAGGTAACGTATACGGCTGAGGTCGTGTTGCACGACGAAGTAACCTCAGATCCGTATCATCCAATCGGAACTCCTGAAGTAAGTAAAATCAGCGCGAGCTTGACTGGTCTGACGGACGGAACAGTAACCGCCGCTGCCTCAGAGAAAAAGACTTTCGCACTGGAAGTCGCACCCGCTGCAGATGCAGTTGATGGCGTGTATGAAGGGGATGTCGTCCTCAAGGCCGAAGGCAAGCCAACCCTCCACATTCCATTTGTCGTCCACGTCGGAACAGAGGTTCCGGACACCGGATTCACTGTTCAAGATATTCAGCTGTCAAGCCGGATTGTCTCTCCTGACGGTGACGGATTGAACGATACGATCGACGTGTCATTCAAGTTGGCTGCAGATGACATCAACCTTTATCTAATTGAAATCGACGATATGAATGATCAAGCCGTAGGATTCCTGCAGGCTGAGGGACCGTATGGCAAACCGCTCAAGCCTGGACGCTATTCGTATAAAGGCTTCGACGGCACCTACTCGTTAGATGCCGATCTTAATGAAAATCCAGGTACACTTAAAGATGGCACGTACTCCTTGGCTGTAGTAGCCTATAATTATGATCTTTCTAAAGATGCCGTCGTTCGCGGGGCTGTAGCCATCGAAACCTTCTCGGTTCAGCACAAGACAATATCTACCCCGCCGACATCTACGCCGCCAATCGTAACGCCGCCGCCAGCGCCGACTCCTACTTACGCGCTGACTGCTATTACGGGTCAAGGGCTTCAGTCCGTCACAGCGAAGTCAACAACGACAGCCGATGTGGCGACTGTCACAGATGAAGACCTGAAATCTGCTATTGGCAGCGGTACTGCACCGCTTGCGATCGTCGTTAACGTGGATGCTAAGGAAGGCAAGGCTTCCAAGCTGAGTCTGACAGCTGCACAACTTGCCCTATTGGCTGCAGCACCGCAAGGCAGCACGTTGTACCTGAACACGGGTGCTTCTGCTGTTGAGCTTCCACTCTCCCTACTGAAATCAGTACCAGCCGGCAGCGGCATTGAGCTTGTCATTAGCTCCGCTGCTGACCAAGCAGGCAAATTCGAAGCTGAAGGAAAAGGAACCTCCATCGTTGGCGTTCCGGTCTCATTCGAAGTCAATGTGGTGAACGGTACGTCCGTGAAACCTCTTGCCGTACCTGCAAACGTGTTCGTTAAGCGCTCGTTCACGCTCGACAAAGGGTTCCAGACTGATAAATCAGGTGTCTTGTTCATCGAGAATGGGAAGGTTGCTCCCGCTCCAGCTGTATTCACTTCGAATGCAGACGGCACGACCACGGTTGTTGTGAACCGTCCTGGATTCTCGGTATATGCCGCTGTTAAGCACGAGGCTGCATATAGCGACATTTCAACTTCTTGGGCACAATCTCGAATTCAAGCTCTCGCTGAGAAATTCCTGATTAATGGCACAACCAGCACGACCTTCTCACCGAAGAAATCCGTAACGCGTGCTGAATTCGCAGCCATGCTTACCCGCGGTTTGGGTCTAAGCGCAGCTGCACCATTGCCGTTCACGGACGTAGAATCCTCCGCTTGGTACTATAATTCGATCGGCTCTGCTTATGCCGCAGGACTGATCACCGGCTACGCGGACGATACATTCCGCCCGGATGGCATTATTAGCCGCCAAGAGCTCGCCGTTATGCTGACGAAGGCAAGTAAGCTACTGAGCCTTAAAGCCGACAATGGCGGTTCGCGTAATGCTTACAACGATGAAAGCAGTTTTGGTTCTTTCGCCAAAGACAGTATCGAATTCGTTACATCAGCTGGTCTGATGGAAGGTACTGAAATTGGCGGTTCCAAGCTGTTCAATCCATCCGCTCCAACAACGCGGGAAGCTGCTGCTACCGTTCTCTACAAGCTGCTGCAAGCCGGCAAGCTGATCTAA
- a CDS encoding DUF2935 domain-containing protein, whose amino-acid sequence MSDAFVARSLEEVRFWSRIMKEHSLFLRLGFRCEDTLLINEANQFYTIFENIESRANHFTLGTDPNTIKRFNAEVHNAVSHIWLFKRKVLGLILTCKLPGANNFPLLVDHVSREANYFRNRLTELNTGRLEPLPDAIIDENVFFLRIMADHAKFISHLLDPSERKLIDQANNFSEEFDQLLFQARDLESMRPQSQTVPLLDQFLDQNRVSVKSLRDFKKTARDLIAACRIKSIIHPLLADHVFREAEHFLFIIDVFENSLTGRTSQ is encoded by the coding sequence TTGTCGGATGCGTTTGTGGCACGTTCACTTGAAGAGGTAAGGTTCTGGTCGCGCATTATGAAGGAACATTCCTTATTCTTGAGACTCGGATTTCGATGTGAAGATACCTTGCTTATCAATGAGGCCAATCAATTTTATACGATTTTTGAAAACATTGAGTCTCGCGCAAACCATTTTACACTGGGAACAGATCCGAATACCATAAAACGGTTCAATGCCGAAGTCCACAACGCTGTTTCTCATATCTGGTTATTCAAACGAAAAGTACTTGGTCTCATCCTTACATGCAAACTGCCTGGGGCGAACAATTTTCCTTTGTTGGTCGACCACGTGAGCAGGGAGGCTAATTACTTTAGAAATCGGTTAACCGAATTGAATACAGGGAGATTGGAACCTCTTCCCGATGCGATCATTGACGAAAATGTATTCTTTTTGAGGATCATGGCCGACCATGCCAAATTTATCAGCCATTTGTTGGATCCATCAGAAAGAAAATTAATCGATCAGGCGAATAATTTTAGCGAAGAGTTCGACCAATTATTGTTTCAAGCCAGAGATTTGGAATCGATGCGACCCCAATCGCAAACGGTACCGCTTCTTGACCAATTTCTTGATCAAAATAGGGTTTCAGTCAAATCGTTACGTGACTTTAAAAAAACCGCTCGGGATTTAATCGCTGCTTGCCGAATAAAAAGTATCATCCATCCGCTATTAGCTGATCATGTATTCCGTGAGGCTGAACATTTTCTCTTTATTATAGACGTCTTTGAGAATAGCTTGACGGGTAGGACCTCACAGTAG
- a CDS encoding FAD-dependent oxidoreductase, which yields MKQLPEFPASYWIASVPETDFPKLGADDEADVVVVGGGITGITVAYLLSKAGKRVIVLEAGRVLNGTTGHTTAKITAQHDLIYDELIQHFGEDKARQYYEANRDALAFVRKTVSELNVSCDLADETAYLYAQSDAGATKLERELEAYRKLDIPGALSDRIALPLEVKAALAMERQARFHPLPYLMALIDRIVASGSQLFEETTVMKVEDGDEPVVLTDRGHRVRCRHVVSASHFPFADWKGFYFARLHAERSYVLGVRIGRKYEGGMYLGVDQPSRSIRVVHDEQEPLVLIGGDGHKAGQSACTFEHYEALRDFAESLYPVKEIAYRWSTQDLVTLDKLPYIGRINGASDRIWVATGYRKWGMTNGTAAAILLTNRILGEKDPYQELFDPSRLHADPDIKTFVKENADVAKHLIAGKLELVHRHPGDVAAGEGAVVRVRGKRAGAYREADGTLHLVDTTCTHMGCETYWNDGDRTWDCPCHGSRFSYTGEVVEGPAKKPLTSLREEAE from the coding sequence ATGAAACAACTTCCTGAGTTTCCGGCGTCCTATTGGATCGCTTCCGTCCCGGAAACGGATTTTCCGAAGCTTGGCGCAGACGATGAAGCCGATGTCGTCGTCGTAGGCGGAGGCATCACGGGCATTACCGTGGCCTATCTGCTGTCCAAGGCTGGCAAGCGGGTCATCGTCCTGGAAGCGGGACGCGTACTGAACGGGACGACCGGCCACACAACGGCCAAGATCACCGCGCAACACGATTTGATTTACGATGAATTGATTCAGCATTTCGGCGAAGACAAGGCTAGGCAGTACTACGAAGCGAACCGGGACGCGCTGGCGTTCGTGCGGAAGACCGTATCGGAATTGAACGTGTCGTGTGACTTGGCAGACGAGACAGCTTATTTGTATGCGCAGTCTGATGCGGGTGCAACCAAGCTGGAGCGGGAGCTGGAAGCGTACCGGAAGCTCGACATCCCGGGAGCACTGTCCGACCGCATAGCATTGCCGCTTGAGGTGAAGGCTGCGCTGGCGATGGAGCGTCAAGCCCGGTTTCATCCCTTGCCTTATTTAATGGCGTTAATCGATCGGATCGTCGCCTCGGGTTCCCAGTTGTTCGAGGAAACGACCGTCATGAAGGTCGAAGACGGGGACGAGCCCGTCGTGTTGACCGACCGCGGCCACCGCGTCCGTTGCCGGCACGTTGTGTCGGCGTCCCATTTTCCGTTCGCGGATTGGAAAGGTTTTTATTTCGCCCGCTTGCATGCCGAACGCTCGTACGTGCTAGGCGTACGCATCGGACGGAAATACGAGGGCGGCATGTACTTGGGGGTCGACCAGCCATCGCGGTCTATCCGGGTTGTTCACGACGAGCAGGAACCGCTCGTCCTGATCGGCGGCGATGGCCACAAGGCGGGGCAGAGCGCCTGCACATTCGAGCACTACGAGGCTTTGCGCGACTTTGCCGAATCGTTGTACCCGGTGAAGGAAATCGCCTACCGGTGGTCGACCCAAGACTTGGTCACCTTGGACAAGCTGCCGTATATCGGCCGTATCAACGGTGCGTCGGACCGGATCTGGGTTGCGACCGGGTACCGGAAATGGGGGATGACGAACGGAACAGCGGCGGCGATCTTGCTGACGAACAGGATCCTGGGCGAGAAGGACCCTTACCAGGAGCTATTTGATCCGTCGCGGCTGCATGCCGACCCGGACATCAAGACGTTTGTTAAGGAAAACGCCGATGTCGCGAAGCACCTGATCGCCGGCAAGCTGGAATTAGTGCATCGTCATCCTGGGGACGTCGCCGCAGGGGAGGGGGCTGTCGTCCGCGTACGGGGTAAACGCGCAGGGGCTTACAGAGAGGCGGACGGAACGCTGCACCTCGTGGATACGACCTGCACGCATATGGGCTGTGAAACGTACTGGAACGACGGCGACCGCACGTGGGATTGCCCATGTCACGGGTCTCGGTTCTCGTACACGGGCGAAGTTGTCGAAGGCCCTGCCAAAAAGCCGTTGACATCGCTTCGCGAGGAAGCCGAATAA
- a CDS encoding LysM domain-containing protein, with product MDRGFFPGGGFGGGFGRPFFRPFPHPFFPNRFLFPFFFFSPFFFPFFRDGKSDDMLFAQHQVQPGDTLAAIGHKYNIPHQILEEANSHLSNPSQLKAGEMVYVPRISNMVCQKTYSEMPPVNQGQAM from the coding sequence ATGGATCGTGGTTTTTTCCCTGGCGGTGGATTTGGTGGAGGTTTCGGGCGGCCCTTTTTTCGACCTTTCCCACATCCCTTTTTCCCAAACCGTTTCTTGTTTCCGTTCTTCTTCTTTTCCCCGTTTTTCTTTCCTTTCTTTAGAGACGGAAAGTCGGATGACATGTTATTCGCGCAGCACCAAGTGCAACCGGGAGACACGCTAGCCGCAATAGGTCACAAATATAACATTCCCCATCAGATTCTGGAGGAGGCCAATTCGCATCTTTCCAACCCGAGCCAATTAAAAGCGGGGGAAATGGTATATGTGCCTCGCATTTCGAACATGGTTTGCCAAAAGACCTATTCGGAGATGCCTCCTGTGAATCAAGGCCAAGCGATGTAG
- a CDS encoding nuclear transport factor 2 family protein, with protein sequence MMSLEVLQAKIELRELVDAYANLTDEKNITDQMLLFTPDTRFKVYMGSQLVSDVIGTKQLEEEFTGHASIVKRYFSINGQHVVKVDGDTARGVVHSQIKMVREEDGKEVITDYSVKYDDTYVCQNGTWLIKERASHYIIIEARKLHG encoded by the coding sequence ATGATGTCGTTAGAGGTTTTACAAGCAAAAATAGAATTAAGAGAATTAGTTGATGCTTATGCAAATTTGACAGATGAAAAAAACATTACAGATCAGATGCTTTTATTTACGCCAGATACTAGGTTTAAGGTTTATATGGGCAGCCAATTGGTGTCTGATGTTATAGGAACAAAACAATTAGAAGAGGAATTTACAGGTCACGCTTCTATTGTGAAACGTTATTTTTCCATTAACGGACAACACGTTGTGAAAGTGGATGGCGATACTGCAAGAGGTGTTGTACATTCTCAAATAAAAATGGTGAGAGAAGAAGATGGTAAAGAAGTTATCACTGATTATAGCGTTAAATATGATGACACATATGTGTGTCAAAACGGAACTTGGTTAATAAAGGAACGTGCTTCTCATTATATAATTATAGAGGCAAGAAAATTACATGGCTAA
- a CDS encoding TetR/AcrR family transcriptional regulator produces MGKDKVDLRILKTRKAIKEAFLKLIQTKGYERITVQDIADEAMINRNTFYLHYMDKPDLMEYLCQESMERINVCFNLDIKDREIHAIDKEMFVSSLKEMLKAIEDNIVFMRTMLSQNGQPNFSTHLKEALKDFILSGIGDYNQNQKMKVGLEYIISGLVGVICMWISESEHLVVEEVIEHLSEIHFNNVLDLLKNV; encoded by the coding sequence ATGGGTAAAGACAAGGTAGACCTACGTATTCTAAAAACAAGGAAAGCCATTAAAGAGGCCTTCTTGAAGCTTATTCAAACGAAAGGCTACGAACGGATAACCGTACAGGACATTGCCGACGAAGCCATGATAAATCGGAATACTTTTTATTTACACTATATGGACAAGCCTGATTTGATGGAGTATTTATGTCAGGAAAGCATGGAAAGAATAAATGTTTGCTTTAACTTGGATATAAAAGATCGAGAAATCCATGCTATAGATAAGGAAATGTTTGTCTCAAGCTTAAAGGAAATGTTAAAAGCCATAGAAGACAACATTGTTTTCATGAGAACGATGCTTAGTCAGAATGGTCAACCTAACTTCTCAACCCATTTAAAAGAAGCATTAAAAGATTTTATTCTTTCCGGTATTGGTGATTATAATCAAAATCAGAAAATGAAAGTTGGATTAGAGTACATTATTTCAGGGTTAGTAGGCGTGATTTGTATGTGGATTTCAGAATCAGAGCATTTGGTAGTTGAAGAGGTCATCGAACATTTGAGTGAAATTCATTTTAATAATGTATTAGACTTGTTAAAAAACGTTTAA
- a CDS encoding MerR family transcriptional regulator, which translates to MANDQSYTIGHVSRIGRISIQTLRYYDNIGLVCPSRTDPITHYRYYSNMDILLIKIVQDLKRLRFSLEEISSILKQSGLDGLSAALEGKKQETLKEIQRLQLTHASIENRISQLDSLRSLNEKLDSGGEGVLIELKRLADRMIAFERKRAVCGMEASVVRFTQLFDKLDIHGLTAQGQIMSIYHENLLTFDRTDSDIEVCIPLSANALNSPFVRMLPGGDYITATYSGPPNEESCKKVYRHLLDWMGRHGYSECGPAIEQYVVDLSQMRDPHEFIVELQIPVEKVLTL; encoded by the coding sequence ATGGCTAATGATCAATCTTATACGATCGGGCACGTGTCACGGATAGGTCGAATTTCCATCCAGACGCTGCGATATTACGACAACATTGGGCTGGTGTGTCCGAGCCGGACGGATCCCATTACTCACTATCGTTATTATTCGAATATGGACATTTTGCTGATAAAAATTGTGCAGGATTTGAAGCGTCTTCGTTTCTCGCTTGAGGAGATTTCAAGCATATTGAAACAGTCAGGCCTGGACGGACTATCAGCAGCTTTGGAGGGGAAGAAACAAGAAACGCTTAAGGAAATCCAACGACTTCAACTGACGCATGCTTCGATAGAGAACCGGATCAGTCAATTGGACAGTCTGAGAAGCCTCAATGAAAAGCTTGATTCCGGAGGGGAAGGCGTCCTGATTGAATTGAAACGCCTAGCTGACCGCATGATCGCATTCGAGAGAAAGCGGGCAGTTTGCGGAATGGAGGCGTCTGTTGTTCGTTTTACACAGCTGTTTGATAAGCTGGACATTCATGGATTGACGGCACAGGGGCAAATCATGAGCATCTATCACGAAAATTTGCTAACGTTCGACCGAACCGATTCGGATATTGAGGTTTGTATTCCCCTATCTGCGAATGCTCTAAATTCCCCCTTCGTTCGGATGCTGCCTGGCGGCGATTATATTACAGCAACCTACAGCGGCCCGCCTAACGAAGAGTCTTGCAAAAAAGTGTACCGCCATCTTTTGGATTGGATGGGCCGACACGGGTACTCTGAATGCGGGCCCGCCATAGAGCAGTATGTCGTTGATTTGAGTCAAATGCGCGATCCCCATGAGTTTATCGTGGAGCTTCAAATTCCGGTGGAGAAGGTATTGACTCTATAG
- a CDS encoding NAD-dependent epimerase/dehydratase family protein, whose product MIKELRKRKEPFRVVNFSGQQPGLEHISVVRADLMNLDQAKAAIKGATLVYQCTQPPYHQWEGRFERLQENIIAAVMITGAKLVAAENVYMYGDVEGEIHEGLPYAEQTKKGRIRAMLANQLLEMHHRGKLQAVLGRGSDFFGPGVTDSSAGERMFQPLLRGKAASVIGEPDRKHTFTFIDDFGKALVTLGQTEDAYGEAWHVPNVDAIAVKEFVELAAQLAGVDAKIKPMGKGMLRFGGLFIPAARESIEMYYQFEKDFVVSSRKFTDRFRQRATPLEESLAATIDWYRDRRS is encoded by the coding sequence GTGATCAAGGAGCTTCGAAAAAGGAAGGAACCGTTTCGGGTGGTGAATTTCTCCGGGCAGCAGCCCGGGCTCGAGCATATCTCGGTTGTCAGAGCCGATTTAATGAACCTTGATCAAGCGAAAGCTGCCATTAAAGGAGCGACTTTGGTCTATCAATGTACACAGCCTCCTTATCATCAATGGGAGGGTAGGTTCGAACGGCTGCAGGAGAATATCATTGCGGCTGTAATGATAACCGGTGCTAAACTGGTCGCCGCAGAAAATGTGTACATGTATGGGGACGTGGAGGGTGAAATACACGAAGGACTGCCTTACGCTGAGCAGACGAAGAAGGGGCGTATCCGTGCGATGCTTGCCAACCAGCTTCTTGAAATGCACCATCGTGGAAAGCTTCAGGCCGTCCTTGGTCGGGGGTCCGATTTCTTCGGACCCGGCGTTACGGATTCATCCGCTGGCGAAAGAATGTTTCAACCCCTTCTAAGGGGGAAGGCCGCGTCTGTAATAGGTGAACCCGATCGGAAGCATACATTTACGTTCATTGACGATTTCGGGAAAGCGCTCGTTACGCTTGGACAAACAGAGGATGCATATGGCGAAGCCTGGCATGTACCGAATGTAGACGCGATAGCTGTGAAAGAATTTGTTGAGTTGGCCGCACAGCTTGCTGGTGTGGATGCAAAGATAAAGCCAATGGGGAAGGGGATGCTGCGCTTTGGCGGGCTATTCATTCCGGCAGCGAGGGAAAGCATCGAGATGTATTATCAATTCGAGAAGGACTTTGTAGTAAGCAGTCGAAAATTTACGGATCGGTTCCGGCAGAGGGCAACACCGCTGGAAGAGTCACTAGCTGCCACGATCGATTGGTATCGAGATCGAAGATCCTAA
- a CDS encoding phosphotransferase enzyme family protein, whose translation MRNSPTISEEHLRSCLKEQYDLAPATLEFLPLGLDYSSAVYHVVSEQGTAYLLKVTSRPLYEPQFLIPRYLNDHGITCVVAPISARSGTLWTHLEDWTVVVYPFINGESSYNGMSAEQWNKLGTLFKRIHQIILPPEGFKSLRLETFDPTEYVRWIRSFEDQLARVEGGTTLERTLHASWVEHRLTIHMKLTSLEKLAAELQSQAIPYVICHADLHPANLIRDQAGQVFVIDWDEVMFAPKERDFIFVSYPHAHAFFQGYGSAEVNEKVLTYYRLERVLQDLIACARNVWIRDDLGEESKADAIKLFQDILAGMAE comes from the coding sequence ATGCGTAATTCACCGACGATTTCAGAGGAACACCTTCGTTCCTGTCTAAAGGAGCAGTATGATTTGGCTCCCGCCACACTTGAGTTTCTTCCGCTGGGACTTGATTACAGCTCTGCAGTGTACCATGTGGTTAGCGAGCAGGGAACTGCCTATCTGCTCAAAGTAACGTCTAGGCCTTTATACGAACCACAATTTCTGATTCCCCGATATCTCAACGATCATGGGATTACGTGTGTCGTTGCTCCCATTTCAGCCAGGAGCGGTACCCTGTGGACCCATCTAGAGGACTGGACTGTCGTTGTCTATCCCTTTATCAACGGGGAGTCAAGCTACAATGGGATGTCAGCCGAGCAGTGGAATAAGTTGGGGACCCTCTTTAAACGGATTCACCAGATCATTTTGCCGCCTGAAGGATTTAAGTCGCTCCGACTGGAGACCTTTGATCCGACGGAATATGTTCGATGGATACGATCCTTTGAGGATCAACTTGCACGCGTTGAAGGCGGAACTACATTGGAGCGTACACTTCATGCATCTTGGGTAGAGCATAGGTTGACGATACACATGAAGTTGACCTCATTGGAAAAGCTGGCTGCGGAGCTCCAATCGCAAGCAATCCCGTATGTAATCTGTCACGCGGATCTGCATCCAGCCAATTTGATCCGAGATCAGGCTGGGCAAGTATTTGTAATCGATTGGGATGAGGTAATGTTCGCTCCCAAAGAGCGTGATTTCATCTTTGTCAGTTATCCACATGCCCATGCATTTTTTCAGGGGTACGGATCGGCAGAGGTTAATGAGAAGGTGCTCACCTACTACCGCTTAGAAAGGGTCCTTCAGGATCTAATTGCGTGTGCTCGAAACGTGTGGATCAGGGATGATCTAGGGGAAGAAAGCAAGGCGGATGCCATCAAGTTGTTTCAAGATATCTTGGCGGGAATGGCGGAATAA